In Thermodesulfobacteriota bacterium, a single window of DNA contains:
- a CDS encoding peroxiredoxin family protein, which produces MIKKLPIILIAFILFAGVGCEPPDPSVAENFLQPVEEGKPGPDFLVKDLKGGFFRLSEHRNEVVMLFFWRMKFKDNTDLLPALEELHQRYQDKGLTVLAVSAETMHSVTLYAMRDFIEENGYTFTVIRDVDGIVSEAYRVLRGPSTYVIDSKGVLVFIQQGPIDWLSEENVGMIEGLLEERAEEPEKT; this is translated from the coding sequence ATGATAAAAAAACTACCGATAATTCTCATCGCGTTTATACTGTTTGCCGGAGTCGGCTGCGAACCCCCGGACCCGAGCGTGGCCGAGAACTTCCTGCAGCCCGTGGAGGAGGGCAAGCCCGGCCCCGACTTCCTGGTTAAAGACCTGAAGGGCGGATTTTTCCGGCTCTCCGAGCACAGGAACGAAGTCGTGATGCTCTTTTTCTGGAGGATGAAGTTCAAGGACAACACGGACTTGCTGCCCGCGCTCGAGGAGCTCCACCAACGCTACCAAGACAAGGGGCTTACGGTGCTGGCCGTCTCGGCCGAGACCATGCACAGCGTAACGCTCTATGCAATGAGGGACTTCATCGAGGAGAACGGCTATACCTTCACGGTCATAAGGGACGTGGACGGCATAGTCTCCGAGGCGTACCGGGTACTGAGGGGCCCCTCGACCTATGTGATAGACTCAAAGGGGGTCCTCGTCTTTATTCAGCAGGGACCGATCGACTGGTTGAGCGAGGAGAACGTCGGGATGATTGAAGGGCTCCTTGAGGAACGGGCGGAAGAGCCCGAGAAGACGTAG